Proteins from a genomic interval of Streptococcus oralis:
- the tig gene encoding trigger factor — protein sequence MSVSFENKETNRGVLTFTISQDQIKPELDRVFNSVKKSLNVPGFRKGHLPRPIFDQKFGEESLYQDVMNALLPNAYEAAVKEAGLEVVAQPKIDVTSMEKGQDWVITAEVVTKPEVKLGDYKNLEVSVDVEKEVTDADVEERIERERNNLAELVIKEGAAENGDTVVIDFVGSIDGVEFDGGKGENFSLGLGSGQFIPGFEDQLVGHSAGETVDVVVTFPEDYQAEDLAGKEAKFVTTIHEVKAKEVPALDDELAKDIDEEVETLDELKEKYRKELTAAKEEAYKDAVEGAAIDKAVENAEIVELPEEMIHEEVHRSVNEFLGNLQRQGINPDMYFQITGTTQEDLHKQYEAEAESRTKTNLVIEAVAKAEGFDATEEEIQKEIEQLAADYNMEVAQVQNLLSADMLKHDIAIKKAVELITSTATVK from the coding sequence ATGTCTGTATCATTTGAAAACAAAGAAACAAACCGTGGTGTCTTGACTTTCACTATCTCTCAAGACCAAATCAAACCAGAATTGGACCGTGTCTTCAACTCAGTAAAGAAATCTCTTAACGTTCCAGGTTTCCGTAAAGGTCACCTTCCACGTCCTATCTTCGACCAAAAATTTGGTGAAGAGTCACTTTACCAAGACGTTATGAACGCTCTTTTGCCAAACGCTTATGAAGCTGCAGTAAAAGAAGCTGGTCTTGAAGTCGTTGCACAACCAAAAATCGATGTGACTTCAATGGAAAAAGGTCAAGACTGGGTTATCACAGCTGAAGTCGTGACAAAACCTGAAGTAAAATTGGGTGACTACAAAAACCTTGAAGTATCAGTAGATGTAGAAAAAGAAGTAACTGACGCTGACGTTGAAGAACGTATCGAACGCGAACGCAACAACTTGGCTGAATTGGTTATCAAAGAAGGCGCTGCTGAAAATGGCGACACTGTTGTTATTGACTTCGTTGGTTCTATCGACGGTGTTGAATTTGACGGTGGAAAAGGTGAAAACTTCTCACTTGGACTTGGATCAGGTCAATTTATCCCTGGTTTTGAAGACCAATTGGTTGGACACTCAGCTGGCGAAACTGTTGACGTTGTCGTAACATTCCCAGAAGACTACCAAGCAGAAGACCTTGCAGGTAAAGAAGCTAAATTCGTGACAACTATTCACGAAGTAAAAGCTAAAGAAGTTCCAGCTCTTGACGATGAACTTGCAAAAGATATCGACGAAGAAGTAGAAACTCTTGACGAATTGAAAGAAAAATACCGCAAAGAATTGACTGCTGCGAAAGAAGAAGCATACAAAGATGCCGTTGAAGGTGCAGCAATCGATAAAGCTGTAGAAAATGCTGAAATCGTAGAACTTCCAGAAGAAATGATCCACGAAGAAGTTCACCGTTCAGTAAATGAATTCCTTGGAAACTTGCAACGTCAAGGGATCAACCCTGACATGTACTTCCAAATCACAGGAACTACTCAAGAAGACCTTCACAAACAATACGAAGCAGAAGCTGAGTCACGTACCAAGACTAACCTTGTTATCGAAGCAGTTGCCAAAGCTGAAGGATTTGACGCTACTGAAGAAGAAATCCAAAAAGAAATCGAGCAATTGGCAGCAGACTACAATATGGAAGTTGCACAAGTACAAAACTTGCTTTCAGCTGACATGTTGAAACACGATATCGCAATCAAAAAAGCTGTTGAATTGATTACAAGCACTGCAACAGTAAAATAA
- a CDS encoding DNA alkylation repair protein has protein sequence MSLADILEELEAAKDLHKAGPMEAYMRYQFSFLGIAAPERNALYKKYFPSAKKTKLIDWDFVDTCWEKEPREYQYVAANYLKTMQSYLTENDLPKLERLVVTKSWWDTVDILDRVVGSLVYDKPELGEIILQWSLSDNIWLRRVAINHQLLRKEKTNVQLMEKILLNNLDQTEFFINKAIGWALRDYSKTNPEWVASFIEKNRERMAELSIREASKYL, from the coding sequence ATGAGTCTTGCAGATATACTTGAGGAGCTAGAAGCGGCAAAAGATCTGCATAAAGCAGGGCCCATGGAAGCCTATATGCGCTACCAATTTTCCTTTTTAGGTATTGCAGCTCCTGAAAGAAATGCCCTTTATAAAAAATACTTTCCAAGCGCGAAAAAAACAAAGCTCATCGATTGGGATTTTGTAGACACTTGCTGGGAAAAGGAGCCTAGAGAATACCAGTATGTGGCTGCCAACTATTTGAAAACTATGCAGTCTTATCTAACAGAGAATGATTTGCCTAAGCTTGAGCGTCTGGTTGTGACCAAGTCCTGGTGGGATACGGTAGATATTCTAGACCGAGTAGTAGGAAGTTTGGTATATGACAAGCCAGAACTGGGAGAAATCATCCTCCAATGGAGTTTATCAGATAATATCTGGCTGAGACGAGTCGCTATTAACCACCAGTTGTTAAGGAAAGAGAAAACAAATGTCCAACTGATGGAAAAGATCCTGCTCAACAATCTGGACCAGACAGAATTTTTTATCAACAAAGCCATCGGCTGGGCCCTAAGAGACTACTCCAAAACCAATCCGGAATGGGTAGCAAGCTTCATCGAAAAAAACAGGGAAAGAATGGCTGAACTCAGTATCAGGGAAGCAAGCAAGTACCTTTAG
- a CDS encoding response regulator transcription factor → MKILLVDDHEMVRLGLKSYFDLQDDVEVVGEAANGSQGIELALELRPDVIVMDIVMPEMNGIDATLAILKEWPEAKILIVTSYLDNEKIMPVLNAGAKGYMLKTSSADELLHAVRKVAAGELAIEQEVSKKVEYHRNHMELHEELTARERDVLQLIAKGYENQRIADELFISLKTVKTHVSNILAKLEVSDRTQAAVYAFQHHLVGQEDF, encoded by the coding sequence ATGAAAATTTTACTGGTAGATGACCATGAAATGGTCCGATTGGGCTTGAAAAGCTACTTTGACCTCCAAGACGATGTAGAAGTTGTGGGCGAGGCGGCCAATGGGTCTCAAGGTATTGAGTTGGCCTTGGAACTGCGCCCAGATGTCATTGTCATGGATATTGTCATGCCTGAGATGAATGGGATTGATGCTACCTTAGCCATCCTCAAAGAATGGCCTGAAGCCAAGATTTTGATTGTGACCTCTTACTTGGACAATGAAAAAATCATGCCGGTCTTGAACGCTGGTGCCAAAGGCTATATGCTCAAGACTTCTAGTGCAGACGAACTGCTCCACGCTGTCCGTAAGGTCGCAGCTGGTGAACTTGCTATTGAACAAGAGGTCAGCAAGAAGGTTGAATACCACCGCAATCATATGGAACTTCATGAGGAATTGACTGCTCGTGAACGTGACGTGCTTCAACTCATCGCCAAGGGCTACGAAAATCAGCGCATCGCAGATGAACTCTTTATCTCTCTCAAGACGGTCAAGACCCACGTGTCCAACATCCTTGCCAAGCTTGAGGTCAGTGATCGCACTCAGGCGGCGGTCTATGCCTTTCAGCACCACTTGGTAGGGCAGGAGGATTTTTAG
- a CDS encoding sensor histidine kinase, which yields MKKQSYLLIGLTSLLFILFLTNSLLDILNLDWSYLLQDIEKLEKLIFLIFVFSLSMSFFFVLFWRVMEEISRRKMQVNLKRLLAGKELVSFADPDLDASFKSLSGKLNLLTEAVQKAENQSLVKEEEIIEKERKRIARDLHDTVSQELFAAHMILSGVSQQALKLDREKMQIQLQSVAAILETAQKDLRVLLLHLRPVELEDKSLVEGIQILLKELEDKSDLKVSLKQNVSKLPKKIEEHIFRIIQELISNTLRHAQASCLDVYLYQTDVELQLKVVDNGIGFQLGSLDDLSYGLRNIKERVEDMAGTVQLLTAPKQGLAVDIRIPLLDKE from the coding sequence ATGAAAAAGCAATCCTATCTATTAATCGGGCTGACTTCTCTCCTTTTTATCCTCTTTTTGACCAATAGTCTACTGGATATTCTCAATCTTGATTGGTCCTATTTGCTACAAGATATCGAAAAACTGGAAAAGTTAATCTTCTTGATCTTTGTCTTTAGTCTTTCCATGTCCTTCTTTTTTGTCCTCTTTTGGAGGGTGATGGAAGAAATTTCTCGCAGAAAAATGCAGGTCAATCTCAAGCGCTTATTAGCAGGGAAAGAACTAGTTTCTTTTGCAGATCCAGACTTGGATGCCAGTTTCAAGTCCTTATCTGGTAAGCTCAATCTTTTGACAGAAGCTGTTCAAAAGGCTGAAAACCAAAGCCTAGTCAAGGAAGAAGAAATCATCGAGAAAGAACGGAAGCGGATAGCGCGTGACTTACATGATACGGTTAGTCAGGAGTTGTTTGCGGCGCATATGATTTTATCAGGTGTCAGTCAGCAGGCTTTGAAGCTTGATAGAGAAAAGATGCAGATCCAGTTGCAAAGTGTCGCAGCCATCCTCGAAACAGCCCAGAAAGATCTACGGGTCTTGCTCTTGCATTTGCGACCCGTTGAGTTGGAAGACAAGAGTCTGGTTGAAGGGATTCAAATTCTCTTAAAAGAACTTGAGGACAAGAGTGATCTCAAGGTAAGTCTCAAGCAAAATGTGTCTAAATTGCCTAAGAAAATCGAAGAGCACATCTTCCGCATTATTCAGGAGTTGATCAGCAATACCCTTCGCCATGCTCAGGCATCTTGTTTGGATGTCTATCTCTATCAGACAGATGTTGAATTGCAGCTAAAGGTAGTGGACAATGGGATTGGTTTCCAGTTAGGGAGCTTAGACGACTTGAGTTATGGACTGAGAAATATTAAGGAGCGGGTCGAAGATATGGCAGGTACTGTTCAACTCTTGACAGCACCTAAGCAAGGACTAGCGGTTGATATCCGTATTCCCTTGCTAGACAAGGAATGA
- the liaF gene encoding cell wall-active antibiotics response protein LiaF, with protein sequence MKKFQIFLFIEACLLTGALILMVSEHFSRFLLILFLFLLLLRYYTGKEGNNAFLLVATILFFFIVMLNPFVILAIFVAVIYSLFLLYPMMNQEREETDLVFEEVVTIKNERNPWFGNLHHFSSHQTCQFDDINLFRLMGKDTIHLERVILTNHDNVIILRKMVGTTRIIVPVDVEISLSVNCLYGDLTFLHQPKRSLRNEHYHQETRDYLKSNKSVKIFLTSMIGDVEVVRG encoded by the coding sequence ATGAAAAAATTTCAAATCTTTTTATTTATTGAAGCCTGTCTATTGACGGGAGCTCTGATTTTGATGGTATCAGAGCATTTTTCGCGTTTTCTGCTGATTCTATTCCTCTTTTTGCTCTTGCTCCGCTATTATACAGGGAAAGAAGGCAACAATGCTTTTCTCCTTGTTGCAACCATTCTTTTCTTTTTCATCGTCATGCTCAATCCCTTTGTGATTTTAGCTATCTTTGTGGCAGTTATCTATAGTCTCTTTCTTCTTTATCCGATGATGAATCAAGAAAGAGAGGAGACGGACTTGGTCTTTGAAGAGGTGGTGACGATTAAAAATGAACGCAATCCTTGGTTTGGCAATCTCCATCATTTCTCTAGTCACCAGACCTGCCAATTTGATGATATCAACCTCTTTCGCCTCATGGGCAAGGACACCATTCATCTAGAAAGAGTTATCCTAACCAATCATGACAATGTCATTATCCTTAGAAAAATGGTCGGAACGACTAGGATTATCGTACCTGTAGATGTGGAAATCAGCCTCAGTGTCAACTGTCTTTATGGAGATCTTACCTTCCTTCATCAACCTAAGAGATCCCTTCGTAATGAACACTATCATCAGGAAACCAGAGACTACCTCAAGAGTAACAAGAGCGTCAAAATTTTCCTAACCAGTATGATTGGAGATGTGGAGGTGGTTAGAGGATGA
- the fni gene encoding type 2 isopentenyl-diphosphate Delta-isomerase codes for MTTNRKDEHIRYALEQKSSYNSFDEVELIHSSLPLYDLDEIDLSTEFAGRKWDFPFYINAMTGGSKKGKEINQKLAQVAEACGILFVTGSYSAALKDPTDGSFSVKSSHPNLLLGTNIGLDKPVDLGLQTVQAMDPVLLQVHVNVMQELLMPEGERKFRSWQSHLADYSKRIPVPLVLKEVGFGMDAKTIGRAYELGVRTFDLSGRGGTSFAYIENRRSGQRDYLNQWGQSTMQALLNAQGWKDKVELLVSGGVRNPLDMIKCLVFGAKAVGLSRTVLELIETYSVEEVIGIVQGWKDDLRLIMCALNCATIADLQNVDYILYGKLKEAKDQM; via the coding sequence ATGACGACAAATCGTAAGGACGAGCACATCCGCTATGCCCTTGAGCAAAAAAGCTCCTATAATAGCTTTGATGAGGTTGAGTTAATCCACTCTTCGCTACCGCTCTATGACCTAGATGAGATTGATTTGTCTACAGAATTTGCAGGTCGAAAGTGGGACTTTCCTTTTTATATCAATGCCATGACGGGTGGGAGCAAAAAAGGTAAAGAAATCAATCAAAAGCTGGCTCAGGTGGCAGAAGCCTGTGGGATTTTATTTGTGACGGGTTCTTATAGCGCAGCCCTAAAAGATCCAACAGATGGCTCTTTTTCTGTCAAATCTAGCCATCCAAATCTCCTCCTTGGAACCAATATTGGATTGGACAAGCCTGTTGACCTAGGACTTCAGACTGTGCAAGCAATGGATCCTGTTCTCCTGCAGGTGCATGTCAATGTCATGCAGGAATTGCTCATGCCCGAGGGAGAAAGGAAGTTCAGAAGCTGGCAATCGCATCTAGCAGATTATAGCAAACGCATCCCTGTTCCTCTTGTTTTAAAAGAAGTCGGTTTTGGCATGGATGCCAAGACCATCGGGAGAGCCTATGAACTGGGTGTTCGAACCTTTGACCTGTCAGGTCGTGGTGGTACCAGTTTTGCCTACATTGAAAACCGTCGTAGTGGTCAGCGTGACTACCTCAATCAATGGGGACAATCCACCATGCAAGCCCTTCTCAATGCCCAAGGCTGGAAAGACAAGGTCGAACTCTTGGTCAGTGGAGGTGTTCGGAACCCGCTTGATATGATTAAGTGCCTGGTCTTTGGAGCCAAGGCTGTGGGACTGTCACGTACCGTTCTAGAGTTGATTGAAACCTATTCCGTCGAAGAGGTGATTGGCATTGTCCAAGGCTGGAAAGACGATCTGCGTTTGATCATGTGTGCCCTTAACTGTGCCACCATAGCGGATTTGCAAAACGTAGACTATATTCTTTATGGCAAACTCAAAGAAGCAAAAGATCAGATGTAG
- a CDS encoding phosphomevalonate kinase: MIAVKTCGKLYWAGEYAILEPGQLALIKAIPIYMKGEIAFSDSYRIYSDMFDFAVDLTPNPAYSLIQETIALVEDFLTYRGQDLRPFSLEISGKMEREGKKFGLGSSGSVVVLVIKALLALYDITVDPELLFKLASAVLLKRGDNGSMGDLACIVAENLVLYQSFDRKKIATWLEEENLATVLERDWGFSISQIKPGLECDFLVGWTKEVAVSSQMVQQIKQNIDQNFLTSSKAMVSALVEALEQGNAENIIEQVETASQLLEGLSPDIYTPSLRQLKEASQDLLAVAKSSGAGGGDCGIALSFDEQSTETFKNRWADLGIELLYQERIGHDDKS, translated from the coding sequence ATGATTGCTGTTAAAACTTGCGGAAAACTCTATTGGGCGGGTGAATATGCTATTTTAGAGCCAGGACAGTTAGCCTTGATAAAGGCGATACCTATCTATATGAAAGGAGAGATTGCCTTTTCTGATAGCTACCGTATCTATTCAGATATGTTTGATTTTGCAGTGGACTTGACGCCAAATCCTGCCTACAGCTTGATTCAAGAAACGATTGCTTTAGTGGAAGATTTTTTGACCTATCGAGGTCAGGATTTAAGGCCTTTTTCTCTAGAAATCAGTGGAAAAATGGAACGGGAAGGCAAAAAGTTTGGTCTGGGTTCTAGTGGTAGCGTCGTTGTCTTGGTGATCAAGGCCCTACTGGCCCTATATGATATTACGGTTGATCCGGAACTCTTGTTCAAGCTGGCTAGCGCGGTCTTGCTCAAGCGAGGCGACAATGGTTCTATGGGAGACCTTGCCTGTATTGTGGCAGAGAATTTGGTTCTCTACCAGTCGTTTGATCGAAAGAAGATAGCTACGTGGTTGGAAGAAGAAAACTTGGCGACAGTTTTGGAGCGCGATTGGGGTTTTTCTATCTCACAGATAAAACCAGGTCTAGAATGTGATTTCCTAGTGGGATGGACCAAGGAAGTGGCTGTATCGAGTCAAATGGTTCAGCAAATCAAGCAAAACATAGACCAGAATTTTTTAACATCCTCAAAAGCAATGGTGTCTGCTTTGGTAGAAGCCTTGGAGCAGGGGAATGCAGAAAACATCATCGAGCAGGTGGAAACAGCCAGCCAGCTCTTAGAAGGCTTGAGCCCAGATATATACACACCTTCGCTGAGACAGTTGAAAGAAGCCAGTCAAGATTTGCTGGCTGTTGCCAAGAGTAGTGGTGCTGGTGGTGGTGACTGTGGTATTGCCTTGAGTTTTGATGAGCAATCAACTGAAACCTTTAAAAATCGCTGGGCCGATCTGGGGATTGAGCTCTTATACCAAGAAAGGATAGGACATGACGACAAATCGTAA
- the mvaD gene encoding diphosphomevalonate decarboxylase gives MDRKPVTVRSYANIAIIKYWGKKKEKEMVPATSSISLTLENMYTETTLSPLPALATADAFYINGQLQNEAEHAKMSKIIDRYRPEGEGFVRIDTQNNMPTAAGLSSSSSGLSALVKACNAYFQLGLDRSQLAQEAKFASGSSSRSFYGPLGAWDKDSGEIYPVDTDLKLAMIMLVLEDKKKPISSRDGMKLCVETSTTFDDWVRQSEKDYQDMLVYLKENDFTKVGELTEKNALAMHATTKTASPSFSYLTDATYEAMDFVRQLRGQGEACYFTMDAGPNVKVLCQEKDLEHLSEIFGQRYRLIVSKTKDLSQDDCC, from the coding sequence ATGGATCGAAAGCCTGTAACAGTACGTTCCTACGCAAATATTGCCATTATCAAATACTGGGGAAAGAAAAAAGAAAAAGAGATGGTTCCTGCTACTAGCAGTATCTCTCTGACTTTGGAAAATATGTATACAGAGACGACCTTGTCGCCTCTGCCAGCCCTTGCGACGGCTGATGCCTTTTATATCAATGGTCAGCTCCAAAATGAGGCTGAGCATGCCAAAATGAGCAAAATCATTGACCGCTACCGTCCAGAAGGTGAGGGATTTGTCCGTATCGATACCCAAAACAACATGCCGACCGCAGCGGGCCTGTCCTCTAGTTCTAGTGGTTTGTCCGCCTTGGTCAAGGCATGCAATGCTTATTTCCAGCTTGGATTGGATAGAAGTCAGTTGGCACAGGAGGCTAAGTTCGCTTCAGGTTCTTCCTCTCGTAGTTTTTATGGGCCACTCGGTGCCTGGGACAAGGATAGTGGAGAGATTTACCCTGTTGATACTGACTTGAAGCTAGCTATGATCATGTTGGTGCTAGAGGACAAGAAAAAACCAATTTCTAGCCGTGATGGGATGAAACTCTGTGTGGAAACCTCGACGACCTTTGATGACTGGGTACGCCAGTCTGAGAAGGATTATCAGGATATGCTGGTTTATCTCAAAGAGAATGACTTTACCAAGGTTGGGGAATTGACTGAGAAAAATGCCCTTGCTATGCACGCTACGACAAAAACAGCATCACCATCCTTTTCTTATCTAACGGATGCGACTTATGAAGCGATGGATTTTGTTCGCCAGCTTCGTGGGCAAGGGGAGGCCTGCTACTTTACCATGGATGCTGGTCCCAATGTCAAAGTCCTCTGTCAGGAGAAAGACTTGGAGCATTTGTCAGAAATCTTCGGTCAACGTTATCGCTTGATTGTGTCAAAAACAAAGGATTTGAGCCAAGATGATTGCTGTTAA
- the mvk gene encoding mevalonate kinase produces the protein MIKKVGVGQAHSKIILIGEHAVVYGYPAISLPLLEVEVTCKVVPAASPWRLYEEDTLSMAVYASLEYLEIKEACIRCVIDSAIPEKRGMGSSAAISIAAIRAVFDYYQADLPHDILEILVNRAEMIAHMNPSGLDAKTCLSDQPIRFIKNVGFTELKMELSAYLIIADTGVYGHTREAIQVVQSKGKDALPFLHALGELTQQAEDAIRRKDAEGLGQILSQAHLHLKEIGVSSPEADSLVETAISHGALGAKMSGGGLGGCIIALVANLDQAQELAKRLEEKGAVQTWIESL, from the coding sequence ATGATAAAAAAAGTTGGTGTCGGTCAGGCACATAGTAAGATTATTTTAATAGGAGAGCACGCTGTTGTATACGGCTATCCTGCCATTTCCCTGCCTCTCTTAGAGGTAGAGGTGACATGTAAGGTAGTTCCTGCAGCGAGTCCGTGGCGTCTTTATGAGGAGGATACTTTGTCCATGGCAGTTTATGCTTCGTTAGAATATTTAGAGATTAAAGAGGCCTGCATTCGCTGTGTGATTGACTCGGCTATCCCTGAAAAACGGGGAATGGGTTCGTCAGCAGCTATCAGCATAGCAGCCATTCGAGCTGTTTTTGACTACTATCAAGCCGACCTGCCTCATGATATATTAGAAATCTTGGTCAATCGGGCTGAGATGATTGCCCATATGAATCCAAGCGGGTTGGATGCCAAGACCTGTCTCAGTGACCAACCTATTCGCTTTATTAAAAACGTTGGATTTACAGAGCTTAAGATGGAACTATCCGCTTATTTGATTATTGCAGATACGGGCGTGTATGGTCACACTCGTGAAGCCATCCAAGTGGTTCAAAGCAAGGGGAAGGATGCCCTACCGTTTTTGCATGCCTTGGGAGAATTGACCCAGCAGGCAGAAGATGCGATTAGACGAAAAGATGCTGAGGGACTGGGACAAATCCTCAGTCAAGCGCATTTACATTTAAAAGAAATTGGTGTCAGCAGCCCTGAGGCAGACTCCCTCGTTGAAACGGCTATTAGCCATGGTGCTCTAGGCGCCAAGATGAGTGGTGGTGGACTAGGAGGCTGTATTATCGCCTTGGTAGCCAATCTGGACCAAGCACAAGAACTAGCAAAACGATTAGAAGAGAAAGGAGCTGTTCAGACATGGATCGAAAGCCTGTAA
- the cbpC gene encoding choline-binding protein CbpC, whose protein sequence is MKKFKIMMQVGLAVFFFSLLATSTVLADTTGGQFVDKDNRRYYIKDDHKAIYWHKIDGKMYYFGDRGEMVVGWQYIEISGSGYRDNLFDNHGVKEIGLQQRWYYFGPDGALLEQIEKQVLEAKSSENTGKVYGEQYNPSAEKRAYYFDADYALKTGWIYEDGHWYYLNKLGSSGDDPYYPLPIGEMAKGWTQDFHVIFGIDRSKPAPWYYLDPETGIMQTGWQQLGNKWYYLRSSGAMATGWYQEGSTWYYLDEPNGDMKTGWQYLGNKWYYLRSSGAMATGWYQEGSTWYYLNASNGDMKTGWFQVGGKWYYAYNSGALAVNTTVEGYYVNYNGEWIQ, encoded by the coding sequence ATGAAAAAATTTAAAATAATGATGCAAGTTGGACTAGCCGTCTTTTTCTTTAGTTTGCTAGCGACAAGCACCGTATTGGCGGATACCACAGGTGGACAGTTTGTTGATAAGGACAATAGAAGATATTATATAAAAGATGACCATAAAGCAATCTATTGGCATAAGATTGACGGGAAAATGTACTATTTTGGTGATAGAGGAGAAATGGTTGTCGGTTGGCAATACATAGAAATTTCAGGATCAGGCTATCGCGATAATTTATTTGATAATCATGGGGTAAAAGAAATTGGGCTCCAACAAAGATGGTATTACTTTGGTCCGGATGGAGCTTTGCTAGAACAGATAGAGAAACAAGTCTTAGAGGCAAAATCGTCTGAAAATACAGGAAAAGTATATGGTGAACAGTACAATCCTTCTGCCGAGAAGAGAGCCTATTACTTCGATGCAGATTACGCCTTGAAGACAGGTTGGATTTATGAAGATGGTCATTGGTATTATTTAAATAAGCTAGGAAGTTCTGGTGATGATCCTTACTATCCACTACCAATTGGTGAAATGGCTAAGGGTTGGACTCAAGATTTTCATGTTATTTTTGGCATTGACAGAAGCAAACCTGCTCCATGGTACTACCTAGACCCAGAAACTGGAATTATGCAAACTGGGTGGCAACAACTTGGCAATAAGTGGTACTATCTCCGTTCATCAGGAGCCATGGCAACTGGTTGGTATCAGGAAGGCTCCACTTGGTATTATTTAGACGAGCCAAATGGCGATATGAAAACGGGCTGGCAATACCTGGGGAACAAGTGGTACTACCTCCGTTCATCAGGAGCTATGGCAACTGGTTGGTATCAGGAAGGTTCGACGTGGTATTATCTAAACGCAAGTAATGGTGACATGAAGACAGGCTGGTTCCAGGTCGGAGGGAAATGGTACTATGCTTATAACTCAGGCGCCTTAGCAGTGAATACGACTGTAGAAGGCTATTACGTCAATTATAATGGCGAATGGATCCAATAA
- a CDS encoding response regulator transcription factor has product MGKRILLHEKERNLARFLSLELQKEQYRVDLVEKGQKALSMALQTDYDLILLNARLGDMTAQDFAERLSRTKPASVIIVLDHREELQDQIETIQRFAVSYIYKPVIIDQLVARISAIFRGRDFIDQHCSQMKVPTSYRNLRMDVEHHTVYRGEEMIALTRREYDLLATLMGSKKVLTREQLLESVWKYESATETNIVDVYIRYLRSKLDVKGQKSYIKTVRGVGYTMQE; this is encoded by the coding sequence ATGGGGAAACGGATTTTATTACATGAGAAAGAACGAAATCTCGCTCGTTTTCTCAGTCTGGAACTCCAAAAAGAGCAATACCGTGTTGATCTTGTAGAGAAGGGGCAAAAAGCCCTCTCCATGGCTCTCCAGACAGATTATGACTTGATTTTACTGAATGCTCGTCTGGGGGATATGACAGCCCAGGATTTTGCAGAGAGGCTTAGTCGGACAAAACCAGCCTCAGTGATTATAGTCTTGGACCATCGCGAAGAATTGCAAGACCAGATTGAGACAATCCAGCGATTCGCCGTTTCTTACATCTATAAGCCAGTGATTATTGATCAGCTGGTGGCTCGTATTTCAGCGATTTTCCGAGGTCGGGACTTCATTGACCAACACTGTAGTCAGATGAAGGTCCCAACGTCATACCGTAACCTACGTATGGATGTAGAACATCATACCGTTTATCGTGGCGAGGAGATGATTGCTCTGACGCGCCGTGAGTATGACCTTTTGGCCACTCTCATGGGAAGCAAGAAGGTCTTGACTCGTGAGCAGTTGTTGGAAAGTGTTTGGAAGTACGAAAGTGCGACAGAGACCAATATCGTGGATGTTTATATCCGTTATCTACGTAGCAAGCTTGATGTAAAAGGTCAAAAAAGCTACATTAAAACCGTGCGTGGTGTTGGGTACACCATGCAAGAATAG